In Arthrobacter sp. StoSoilB5, one genomic interval encodes:
- a CDS encoding IclR family transcriptional regulator has product MADSRITRSEGLGASSPAPAVTRAAAVLEALAESSSGRLTLSDLSRELGIPKSSTSNLLLALEEARLITRQGADFALGRKLVELGAAYLSRLDEVQEFYKYCEQAPTLSGETVRIAMLDGDHVIYLARYEGHPAVRLTSNIGDKMPVSLCSVGKALLAQLHDHDIDAMFPDGMELPVMTPNSLRTAEELKAQIGTIRKQGYAFEDEESTVGVVCLAVPVPTHGAHGPSLGLSVTALKATYSEEQGALMVKELKELARSLGNPMG; this is encoded by the coding sequence ATGGCCGATTCCCGCATCACCCGCTCCGAAGGGCTGGGCGCCTCTTCGCCGGCACCTGCGGTGACCCGCGCTGCGGCAGTTCTGGAGGCACTTGCTGAGTCATCGTCGGGTCGCCTCACGCTGAGTGATCTGTCCAGGGAGCTGGGGATTCCCAAATCTTCCACGTCCAATCTCCTGCTGGCGCTCGAAGAAGCACGGCTTATTACCAGGCAAGGGGCAGATTTTGCCTTGGGGCGGAAGCTCGTGGAGCTCGGTGCTGCCTACTTGAGCCGGTTGGACGAGGTGCAGGAGTTCTATAAGTACTGCGAGCAGGCACCAACCCTGTCCGGCGAAACTGTCCGCATCGCAATGCTGGACGGGGACCATGTCATCTACCTTGCCCGCTATGAGGGTCATCCAGCTGTGCGGCTGACCTCCAACATTGGCGATAAGATGCCGGTTTCCCTCTGCAGTGTGGGAAAGGCGCTCCTGGCGCAGTTACACGACCACGATATCGATGCCATGTTCCCGGATGGAATGGAACTTCCGGTCATGACGCCGAACTCGCTGCGTACGGCCGAGGAACTGAAGGCGCAGATTGGCACTATCCGCAAGCAGGGGTATGCCTTCGAAGACGAGGAATCCACTGTTGGCGTGGTGTGCCTGGCTGTTCCCGTGCCCACGCATGGAGCGCACGGCCCCAGCCTCGGCCTCTCCGTTACTGCGCTGAAGGCCACGTACTCCGAGGAGCAAGGCGCACTCATGGTTAAGGAGCTCAAGGAACTGGCCCGTTCCCTGGGGAATCCCATGGGATAG
- a CDS encoding MFS transporter: MLVTTRTNAKLAAEADDAVVEPEQLRRATLASSVGSALEYYDFYIYGLASALIFGPLFFKPLGESGALIASFATYGVGFAARPFGGIFFGFIGDRFGRKMVLLLTIGMMGLASFAIGLLPTFEQAGMLGAVLLVTLRIIQGLGAGAEQAGATTLISEVAPPKRRGYFASLPFVGIQLGTLLGAGTFALLQLANKDAFEAWLWRVPFLASFVLIIVAVFIRLRLKETPVFQELEKHKNVVKNPVGQLWKHSRRNVLVGIGLRMGENGNSSIYSALLISFMSVKEGVFPGDKFIGPVGLLIAAGFAAVMVVTFGALSDRFGRVRVYRYGALFQAFFAIPAFYLVTLGNVTLVWAVMVVGIALGVQSMLGPQCPLLPELFGSQYRFTGVALSREISAVLAGGLVPLLGAILLAATHNSWVVLAVYSLVLALISFITTFFTPETAGRDLRSLEDAK; this comes from the coding sequence GTGCTTGTGACAACTCGTACTAATGCAAAGCTCGCAGCTGAAGCTGACGATGCTGTTGTTGAGCCGGAACAGCTTCGTAGGGCGACGCTGGCCAGCTCCGTGGGTTCTGCCCTGGAGTACTACGATTTCTACATTTATGGACTGGCCTCGGCGTTGATCTTCGGGCCCTTGTTCTTCAAGCCGTTGGGTGAGAGTGGCGCTTTGATCGCCTCCTTTGCCACCTACGGAGTGGGATTTGCGGCCAGGCCGTTCGGCGGTATTTTCTTCGGATTCATCGGAGACAGGTTTGGCCGCAAAATGGTCCTCTTGCTGACAATCGGCATGATGGGACTCGCCAGCTTTGCCATCGGCCTGCTGCCCACCTTCGAACAGGCCGGAATGCTCGGCGCCGTGCTCCTTGTGACGTTGCGCATCATCCAGGGTTTGGGTGCCGGGGCGGAGCAAGCTGGGGCCACAACCTTGATATCCGAGGTAGCGCCGCCGAAACGCCGCGGGTACTTCGCGTCGCTACCATTCGTGGGTATTCAGCTGGGAACGCTACTGGGTGCTGGAACGTTCGCGCTGCTGCAACTGGCGAATAAGGATGCCTTTGAGGCCTGGCTCTGGAGGGTGCCGTTCCTTGCCAGCTTTGTACTGATCATTGTTGCCGTCTTCATTCGCCTGAGGTTGAAGGAAACCCCAGTGTTTCAGGAGTTGGAGAAGCACAAGAATGTGGTCAAAAACCCTGTCGGGCAGCTTTGGAAGCACTCCAGAAGGAACGTGCTTGTCGGCATAGGACTCCGTATGGGAGAGAACGGCAATTCTTCCATCTACTCGGCACTGCTGATTTCCTTCATGTCGGTCAAGGAAGGTGTCTTCCCTGGGGACAAGTTCATTGGCCCTGTGGGACTCCTGATAGCCGCCGGATTCGCAGCCGTCATGGTGGTCACCTTCGGTGCTCTCTCGGACCGCTTTGGCCGAGTGCGCGTCTACCGCTACGGGGCCTTGTTCCAAGCGTTCTTTGCCATCCCGGCCTTCTATCTGGTGACCCTTGGAAATGTGACGCTCGTATGGGCTGTCATGGTGGTTGGCATCGCACTGGGTGTCCAGTCCATGCTGGGGCCGCAGTGCCCTTTGTTGCCTGAGCTGTTTGGTTCCCAGTATCGCTTCACCGGCGTTGCCCTGAGCCGGGAAATCTCTGCCGTGCTGGCGGGCGGCCTTGTACCGCTGCTTGGCGCGATCCTCCTGGCTGCCACGCACAACTCCTGGGTGGTCCTTGCGGTCTACTCACTCGTGTTGGCGCTGATTTCTTTCATTACGACGTTCTTTACGCCTGAAACAGCTGGACGCGACCTTCGTTCTCTTGAGGACGCGAAGTAG
- a CDS encoding Sir2 family NAD-dependent protein deacetylase translates to MKQVRPGVGMTGFASMEPALAATLEAGEEAALQKALDILAGKRLAMLTGAGLSTDSGIPDYRGPGSAPRNPMTYQEFIGSAANRRRYWARNHIGWSHLRHAHPNAGHDAVALMERRGLLTGLITQNVDRLHEDAGSINVVDLHGRFDQVICLEDGHIFSRKLLAAILEELNPGFVAAALEAGVVEMAPDADATVEDPELIKSFVMAVCPVCGGTLKPDFVYFGESVPKNRVERAYAMVDEAEALLVAGSSLTVMSGLRFVRHAAKAVKSVVIINRGQTRGDEFAALKLDVGVSGALGYLARNLPELPAAGGPIGVSPE, encoded by the coding sequence GTGAAGCAGGTACGGCCCGGTGTGGGTATGACCGGATTCGCCAGCATGGAGCCCGCCCTCGCTGCCACCTTGGAGGCAGGGGAAGAGGCGGCCCTGCAAAAGGCCCTCGACATCCTGGCCGGCAAGCGGCTAGCCATGCTCACTGGCGCCGGCCTCAGCACCGATTCCGGCATCCCGGATTACCGCGGACCTGGTTCAGCGCCCCGGAACCCGATGACGTATCAGGAATTTATTGGCAGCGCTGCCAATCGACGGCGGTATTGGGCGCGGAACCATATCGGCTGGTCCCACCTCCGGCATGCTCATCCGAACGCAGGCCATGACGCCGTCGCCCTCATGGAACGGCGGGGCCTGCTGACCGGCCTCATCACCCAAAACGTGGATCGGCTCCACGAGGATGCCGGGAGCATCAACGTGGTGGATCTGCACGGGCGCTTCGACCAGGTGATTTGCCTTGAGGACGGGCACATATTTTCCAGAAAACTGCTGGCCGCCATCCTTGAGGAGCTTAATCCGGGGTTCGTGGCGGCCGCGCTTGAGGCAGGCGTGGTGGAGATGGCGCCCGACGCTGATGCCACGGTGGAAGATCCGGAACTCATCAAGTCGTTCGTGATGGCTGTTTGCCCTGTTTGTGGTGGCACGCTGAAGCCCGACTTCGTCTACTTTGGCGAAAGCGTGCCGAAAAACCGCGTCGAACGGGCATATGCCATGGTGGACGAAGCCGAAGCCCTCCTGGTTGCCGGTTCCTCGCTTACGGTGATGAGTGGGTTGCGGTTCGTGCGCCATGCGGCAAAAGCCGTCAAATCTGTGGTCATCATCAACAGGGGGCAAACGCGTGGTGACGAATTTGCTGCCCTGAAACTCGACGTCGGAGTCAGCGGCGCCCTGGGTTACCTCGCACGGAATTTGCCCGAGCTTCCTGCGGCAGGCGGCCCGATTGGTGTTTCTCCCGAATGA
- a CDS encoding L-idonate 5-dehydrogenase, with amino-acid sequence MGIKLPTSGPAVVAHGKGDLRIEDIPLTVPAVDESIVEIAYGGICGSDLHYWLHGAAGESILKAPMVLGHEIVGVVIQQAADGTGPAAGTPVAVHPATPAPGEVRYPEDRPNLSPGCTYLGSAARYPHTDGAFSRYANLPSRMLRALPDTLDLRTAALVEPASVAWHAVARTGDVQGKTALVIGSGPIGALTVAVLKRAGAARIVAVDMHDKPLEIAQAVGADAVLKGDQAEAIAAVDADVVIESSGSHYGLASAIKGATRGGTVVMVGLLPSGPQPVFISLAITRELELRGSFRFNNEIDDVIAALADGSLFVDPVVTHEFDLAHGLEAFEVARNSAESGKVLLNFQR; translated from the coding sequence ATGGGCATCAAGCTTCCAACCTCCGGCCCTGCCGTCGTAGCCCATGGCAAGGGTGACCTGCGCATTGAGGACATCCCGTTGACCGTACCGGCGGTGGACGAATCGATCGTGGAGATTGCCTATGGCGGTATTTGCGGATCTGATCTGCACTACTGGCTCCATGGCGCAGCGGGCGAGTCCATCCTCAAGGCGCCGATGGTACTCGGCCACGAAATCGTTGGTGTGGTCATCCAGCAGGCAGCCGATGGTACCGGCCCGGCGGCTGGAACGCCCGTGGCCGTCCACCCGGCGACCCCGGCCCCGGGCGAGGTCCGCTACCCGGAGGACCGGCCCAACCTTTCCCCGGGCTGCACCTACCTGGGCAGTGCTGCCCGCTACCCGCACACCGACGGCGCGTTCAGCCGTTACGCGAACCTGCCCTCACGGATGCTCCGTGCCCTTCCCGACACCCTTGACCTGCGGACCGCGGCGTTGGTCGAACCTGCCAGCGTCGCCTGGCACGCGGTCGCCCGCACCGGGGACGTCCAAGGGAAGACCGCGCTGGTGATCGGCAGCGGACCCATCGGGGCCCTGACGGTCGCCGTCCTCAAGCGTGCCGGCGCGGCCCGGATTGTCGCCGTCGACATGCATGACAAGCCGCTGGAGATCGCCCAGGCCGTCGGCGCCGATGCCGTGCTCAAAGGTGACCAGGCCGAGGCCATCGCCGCGGTGGACGCCGACGTCGTCATTGAGTCTTCCGGGAGCCACTACGGACTGGCCTCGGCCATCAAGGGAGCCACCCGCGGCGGCACAGTGGTCATGGTGGGACTTTTGCCGTCAGGGCCGCAGCCGGTGTTCATTTCGCTGGCCATAACCCGCGAACTGGAACTGCGGGGCTCCTTCCGCTTCAACAACGAAATCGATGACGTCATTGCGGCATTGGCGGACGGATCGCTGTTTGTGGATCCGGTTGTCACGCACGAGTTTGACCTCGCACACGGACTTGAGGCATTTGAAGTGGCCAGGAACTCCGCCGAATCCGGCAAAGTCCTCCTGAACTTCCAGCGCTAG
- a CDS encoding oxidoreductase: MTDRIAFVTGASTGIGFETARALRSHGFIVYAGARRVEKMHPLQAQGITVMHLDVTVEESVASAVALVEAAHGHIDVLVNNAGYGSYGSLEEVPLAEGRRQFDVNVMGLARMTQLVIPRMRQVGSGRIINVSSIGGKIYEPLGAWYHGTKFAVEGMSDSLRLELKPHGIDVVLIEPAGTDTEWGTLAGEGLLSASGRGPYKEQANVMAAALASTSGQILSTPPRVVARAIVRAATAKRPRTRYPVGRGAWSVLALRRLLPDRAFDAVLWNSYKRFTG, encoded by the coding sequence ATGACCGACCGTATTGCCTTTGTCACTGGAGCGTCTACCGGCATCGGTTTCGAGACGGCGCGTGCCCTGAGGTCCCACGGATTCATTGTCTACGCCGGTGCGCGCCGAGTGGAGAAGATGCATCCTCTTCAGGCCCAGGGAATCACCGTCATGCATCTTGACGTGACGGTAGAAGAGTCCGTGGCCTCAGCTGTGGCACTTGTTGAGGCTGCACACGGACACATTGATGTACTGGTGAACAACGCAGGGTACGGCTCCTATGGCTCCCTGGAAGAGGTTCCTTTGGCCGAAGGCAGGCGCCAATTCGACGTGAACGTGATGGGTTTGGCGAGGATGACACAACTCGTCATTCCCAGGATGCGGCAAGTCGGTTCTGGTCGGATCATCAACGTCTCGTCCATCGGCGGAAAGATCTATGAGCCCCTGGGCGCTTGGTACCACGGAACAAAATTCGCGGTGGAGGGGATGAGTGATTCCTTGCGGCTCGAGTTGAAGCCGCACGGCATCGACGTCGTCCTCATTGAGCCGGCCGGCACGGACACCGAATGGGGAACCCTCGCCGGCGAAGGCCTGTTGTCTGCGTCCGGTAGGGGTCCATACAAAGAGCAGGCCAACGTCATGGCAGCCGCTCTGGCGTCAACGTCCGGACAGATTTTGTCTACACCCCCGAGGGTCGTGGCGAGGGCAATAGTTCGTGCGGCAACGGCAAAACGCCCCAGGACCCGCTACCCGGTGGGCAGGGGAGCCTGGAGCGTCCTGGCGTTGCGCAGGTTGCTTCCTGACCGCGCCTTCGACGCGGTGCTTTGGAACTCCTACAAGAGATTCACCGGGTAG
- a CDS encoding FCD domain-containing protein → MSTSLHHRAVEHLGTRIVGGALPTGHVMLAEHLEDELNVSRSVVREAVRVLQSLGLVETIKRVGIRVLPAHRWNPFDPLVIRWRLAGEGRGAQLRSLAELRSAVEPVAAELAAGNAPESLRQELVDISLAMKEAGDAGDMPRFLDLDIRFHALVLSGSGNEMFANLIGQVTETLTGRTVHGLMPEHPQKQALQWHIDVAHAIDAGDGQQARDAAGKIMRQTIAELAPSWNDQPRVFVPVAKN, encoded by the coding sequence ATGTCAACCAGCCTCCACCACCGCGCCGTAGAGCATCTGGGAACCCGGATCGTGGGCGGCGCCCTTCCCACCGGCCACGTCATGCTGGCCGAACATTTGGAAGATGAGCTCAACGTTTCGCGCTCGGTGGTCCGGGAGGCCGTCCGCGTGCTGCAATCGCTGGGCCTGGTGGAGACGATCAAGCGTGTAGGAATCCGTGTCCTCCCCGCCCATCGTTGGAATCCTTTCGATCCACTGGTCATCCGCTGGCGTTTGGCTGGCGAGGGCCGTGGCGCCCAGTTGCGGTCCCTCGCGGAGCTGCGGTCCGCCGTCGAGCCTGTTGCTGCAGAACTGGCAGCCGGCAACGCTCCGGAAAGCCTCCGCCAGGAACTTGTGGACATTTCGCTGGCCATGAAGGAGGCCGGCGACGCCGGTGACATGCCACGGTTCCTGGACCTTGATATCCGGTTCCATGCGCTGGTGCTTTCCGGCTCCGGGAACGAAATGTTTGCCAACCTGATTGGCCAAGTGACAGAGACCCTGACGGGACGTACGGTGCACGGACTCATGCCGGAGCACCCGCAGAAGCAGGCGCTGCAGTGGCATATTGACGTCGCCCACGCCATCGACGCCGGCGACGGCCAGCAGGCCAGGGACGCGGCCGGAAAAATAATGCGCCAAACGATCGCGGAGCTGGCGCCCAGTTGGAACGACCAGCCCCGCGTCTTCGTACCCGTGGCGAAGAACTAG
- the gndA gene encoding NADP-dependent phosphogluconate dehydrogenase, whose amino-acid sequence MSAHIGVTGLAVMGANLARNLARNGFTVALHNRSVEKTDALLEKHGTDGDFIRTESLQELVDSLEKPRRVLIMVKAGAPVDNVIEQLEPLLEAGDIIIDAGNSHYEDTRRREAALAKKDLHFVGVGVSGGEEGALNGPSIMPGGSRESYDALGPLLEKISAKVDGEPCCAWIGTDGAGHFVKMVHNGIEYADMQVIGEAFDLLRSGAGIEPAEQSKIFAEWNKGDLSSFLIEISAEVLGHVDAKTGKPFVDVVVDAAGQKGTGRWTVISALELGSPVSGIAESVFARALSSQTEQRKLGQELLAGEEASVEIPETFVEDVRQALYASKLVSYAQGLDMLTSAAKEYGWDLKLDEIASLWRAGCIIRAELLKDITKAYAAEEKPANLLFAPAFTKAIAEALPAWRRVVATAVQLGIPVPVFSSSLAYYDGLRRKRVAAALIQGQRDLFGAHTYGRVDAEGTFHTLWGEDKSEISAVDTH is encoded by the coding sequence ATGTCAGCACACATCGGTGTCACCGGCCTTGCGGTGATGGGCGCCAACCTGGCCCGCAACCTTGCCCGCAACGGCTTCACCGTGGCTCTCCACAACCGCTCCGTGGAAAAGACTGACGCCCTGCTGGAAAAGCACGGCACGGATGGCGATTTCATCCGCACGGAATCGCTGCAGGAACTCGTCGACTCCCTCGAAAAGCCCCGCCGCGTCCTCATCATGGTCAAGGCCGGCGCTCCCGTCGACAACGTCATCGAGCAGCTCGAGCCGCTGCTTGAGGCCGGCGACATCATCATCGACGCCGGTAACTCGCACTACGAGGACACCCGCCGCCGCGAAGCCGCCTTGGCCAAGAAGGACCTGCACTTTGTGGGCGTTGGCGTTTCCGGTGGTGAAGAAGGCGCGCTGAATGGTCCTTCGATCATGCCCGGTGGTTCCAGGGAGTCCTACGACGCCCTTGGCCCGCTGCTGGAAAAGATTTCCGCCAAGGTGGACGGCGAGCCGTGCTGCGCCTGGATCGGTACCGACGGCGCCGGCCACTTCGTCAAGATGGTCCACAACGGCATCGAATACGCCGACATGCAGGTCATCGGTGAAGCTTTCGACCTCCTCCGTTCAGGTGCGGGCATTGAGCCGGCCGAGCAGTCCAAGATTTTCGCTGAGTGGAACAAGGGCGATCTGTCCTCCTTCCTGATCGAAATCTCCGCCGAGGTCCTGGGCCACGTTGACGCCAAGACCGGCAAGCCTTTCGTTGATGTCGTGGTGGACGCCGCAGGCCAGAAGGGCACCGGACGCTGGACCGTTATCTCCGCCCTCGAGCTTGGCTCCCCGGTCTCCGGCATCGCCGAATCCGTTTTCGCCCGCGCACTCTCTTCCCAGACCGAGCAGCGTAAGCTCGGCCAGGAACTGCTGGCAGGCGAAGAAGCTTCCGTGGAAATCCCCGAAACGTTCGTCGAGGACGTCCGCCAGGCGCTGTACGCCTCCAAGCTGGTCTCCTACGCACAGGGCCTGGACATGCTGACCTCCGCTGCCAAGGAGTACGGCTGGGACCTTAAGCTGGACGAGATCGCCTCGCTGTGGCGTGCCGGCTGCATCATCCGCGCCGAGCTGCTCAAGGACATCACCAAGGCCTACGCGGCCGAAGAGAAGCCAGCAAACCTCCTGTTCGCGCCGGCCTTCACCAAGGCCATCGCCGAAGCCCTCCCGGCCTGGCGCCGCGTTGTAGCTACCGCTGTCCAGCTGGGCATCCCGGTACCGGTCTTCTCCTCCTCGCTGGCATACTACGACGGCCTGCGTCGCAAGCGCGTTGCCGCTGCGCTGATCCAGGGCCAGCGCGACCTCTTCGGTGCGCACACCTACGGCCGCGTTGATGCCGAAGGTACGTTCCACACTCTGTGGGGCGAAGACAAGTCCGAGATCTCGGCAGTCGACACCCACTAG
- a CDS encoding NAD(P)-dependent oxidoreductase — MTSKRVGFVGLGLMGAPMAANIAKAGWAVTAWNRSDTVFQGLAGISRVDTLAELRDEPTIVFMLPDLPLIEAAAQGLLDAWRAEAPQPGTAVIVMSSVSPAAVQEFGETVREASGGNAVVVDAPVSGGTTGAENGTLAIMAGASEADFERLMPLFETMGTTVRRMGPLGSGSLAKACNQLIVGTTTAALAEAAELAERSGMDVSALYDVLAGGLAGSKVLEIVGPRLAAKDYAPTGPAKFMHKDLAFVVQSAESIGVAVPMASAAIELYAELKRQGLGDQDLAVVRKAIANMSLAAAGSPGTN; from the coding sequence ATGACCAGCAAACGTGTGGGTTTCGTGGGCTTGGGGCTCATGGGAGCTCCTATGGCCGCCAACATCGCCAAAGCGGGATGGGCTGTCACGGCGTGGAACCGTTCCGACACTGTTTTCCAAGGCCTTGCCGGCATCAGTCGCGTAGACACCCTTGCCGAGCTCCGGGACGAACCAACCATCGTTTTCATGCTCCCCGATTTGCCCTTGATTGAGGCAGCAGCACAAGGCTTGCTCGATGCATGGCGCGCCGAAGCACCCCAGCCGGGCACCGCCGTCATCGTGATGAGCAGTGTGTCGCCAGCGGCGGTCCAGGAGTTTGGCGAAACCGTCCGTGAGGCCAGCGGTGGAAACGCGGTGGTGGTTGACGCGCCCGTGAGTGGCGGGACCACGGGGGCGGAGAACGGAACGCTGGCCATCATGGCAGGGGCATCGGAAGCGGACTTTGAACGGCTCATGCCGCTGTTCGAAACCATGGGAACCACCGTCCGCCGCATGGGGCCGCTGGGTTCCGGCTCGCTCGCCAAAGCGTGCAACCAACTGATAGTGGGGACCACGACGGCGGCACTCGCCGAGGCAGCCGAGCTCGCTGAACGCTCGGGCATGGATGTCAGTGCCCTCTACGACGTGCTGGCCGGTGGCCTGGCCGGAAGCAAGGTCTTGGAGATCGTGGGTCCTCGACTTGCCGCCAAGGACTATGCCCCCACAGGTCCGGCAAAGTTCATGCACAAGGATCTGGCCTTTGTGGTCCAAAGTGCGGAATCGATCGGAGTTGCCGTTCCGATGGCCTCGGCAGCCATTGAACTCTATGCCGAACTGAAACGGCAAGGACTCGGTGACCAGGACCTCGCCGTTGTCCGCAAAGCCATAGCCAACATGAGCTTGGCCGCAGCTGGCTCTCCGGGCACCAACTGA
- a CDS encoding peroxiredoxin — protein MTEVQQAPAPVLVPGIGQVAPDFELLNQYGEPVRLSDFRGRNVVVVFYPFAFSGICTGELCEIRDHLGIFEDSNATVLAISVDSKFALRAYAEQERYGFDLLADFWPHGAVAQAYGVFDARSGMALRGTFIIDAEGIVRYVVVNPRGQARDLAGYRQALSELGEQQG, from the coding sequence GTGACGGAAGTCCAGCAAGCGCCGGCCCCCGTACTCGTCCCTGGGATCGGACAGGTTGCGCCTGACTTTGAACTCTTGAATCAGTATGGCGAGCCTGTCCGCTTGTCGGATTTTAGGGGTCGCAACGTTGTCGTGGTTTTCTATCCGTTCGCGTTCTCCGGCATCTGCACGGGAGAACTGTGTGAGATTCGCGACCATCTCGGCATCTTCGAAGACTCGAACGCAACTGTGCTGGCTATCTCCGTGGACAGCAAATTCGCCTTGCGTGCGTACGCCGAGCAAGAACGCTACGGGTTCGATCTTTTGGCCGACTTCTGGCCACATGGAGCGGTGGCACAGGCTTACGGGGTCTTTGATGCCCGTAGCGGGATGGCTCTCAGGGGAACGTTCATCATCGATGCCGAGGGAATAGTCCGGTATGTGGTGGTCAATCCGCGGGGACAGGCGAGGGACCTCGCAGGCTACCGTCAGGCGCTCTCCGAATTGGGTGAGCAGCAGGGGTGA
- a CDS encoding D-2-hydroxyacid dehydrogenase → MMNTMTTDELTIAIAVPLEAEHVERIRAVDPSITVLYEPDLLPPERFPADHSGDPDFKRTPDQEERYWAMLNRAQVLYGFPNESPAGLARIAQSNPHLQWIHAMAAGAGGAVKASGLDTETLRKFRVTTSAGVHALPLAEFSAFGILNGFKRSAEMAQDQAAKVWPELRTPTKLVNGSKVVIAGLGEIGMETARIARALGMKVSGTKRNVEAIEGIDEVTDNDSLPRLLSSADAVVNTLPGTPYTEKLFNKDAFDAMKPGTVFVNVGRGTVVDEDALLEALNNGQVAYACLDVFAVEPLPQDSPLWNHPQVLVSPHTSALSTAENRLIAERFCSNLRAFLDGGDLPHLVDPVHFY, encoded by the coding sequence ATGATGAACACTATGACGACTGATGAACTTACCATCGCGATCGCTGTACCGCTCGAAGCTGAGCATGTGGAGCGTATCCGCGCCGTAGACCCCTCCATAACTGTTCTGTACGAACCCGACCTCCTTCCACCCGAACGCTTCCCGGCCGACCACAGCGGGGACCCGGATTTCAAACGCACCCCCGACCAGGAAGAACGCTACTGGGCCATGCTTAACCGGGCCCAGGTTCTCTACGGCTTCCCCAACGAAAGCCCGGCCGGCCTTGCCCGGATTGCCCAGAGCAATCCGCACCTTCAATGGATTCACGCCATGGCCGCCGGCGCCGGCGGAGCCGTCAAGGCTTCGGGGCTGGACACTGAAACGCTACGGAAATTCCGCGTGACTACTTCAGCCGGGGTCCACGCGTTGCCGCTCGCGGAGTTCTCCGCCTTTGGCATCCTCAACGGCTTCAAGCGCAGCGCCGAAATGGCCCAGGACCAAGCCGCCAAGGTTTGGCCCGAATTGCGGACACCCACCAAGTTGGTCAACGGGTCCAAAGTGGTCATCGCAGGGCTCGGCGAGATCGGCATGGAAACAGCGCGCATAGCCCGCGCTTTGGGCATGAAGGTCAGCGGCACCAAGCGCAACGTTGAGGCTATCGAAGGGATCGACGAGGTCACCGACAACGACAGCCTCCCACGCCTGCTTTCCAGCGCTGACGCCGTAGTAAACACGCTCCCCGGAACGCCTTACACGGAAAAACTGTTCAACAAGGACGCCTTCGATGCGATGAAGCCAGGAACGGTCTTCGTCAACGTTGGCCGCGGAACCGTGGTGGACGAGGACGCACTCCTGGAAGCCCTCAACAACGGGCAGGTGGCTTATGCCTGCCTGGACGTCTTTGCCGTCGAGCCCCTCCCGCAGGACAGCCCGCTGTGGAACCATCCGCAGGTCCTGGTGTCGCCGCACACCTCCGCACTGAGCACGGCCGAGAACCGCCTCATTGCCGAACGATTCTGCAGCAACCTCCGCGCCTTCCTCGACGGTGGCGACCTTCCCCACTTGGTGGATCCGGTTCACTTCTACTAA
- a CDS encoding SDR family oxidoreductase, with amino-acid sequence MSGLFDLTGRIALVTGSSRGIGNALARGLADAGATVVLNGINPERLATAHDAMAADYPDGRVFSRAFDVTDATSAAEGVQWIEGTVGPLDILVNNAGIQHRVPMLDLDVKDWDRVITTDLTSAFLVGREAARHMIPRGRGKIINICSVQTDLARPTIAPYVAAKGGLRNLTRAMTAEWAASGLQINGIAPGYIHTEMTQNLVDDEAFNSWILGRTPANRWGTVADLAGPTVWLASQASNFVNGQTIFVDGGMTVVV; translated from the coding sequence ATGAGTGGACTATTCGACCTGACCGGGCGCATCGCCTTGGTTACTGGATCCAGCCGGGGGATCGGCAATGCCCTTGCCCGTGGCCTGGCAGATGCCGGCGCTACGGTGGTGCTCAACGGGATCAATCCGGAACGGCTGGCCACGGCGCACGATGCCATGGCTGCCGATTATCCCGACGGTCGGGTCTTCAGCCGGGCTTTCGACGTCACAGATGCCACCTCGGCAGCTGAAGGCGTGCAATGGATCGAGGGCACTGTGGGGCCGTTGGACATCCTGGTGAACAACGCCGGCATCCAGCACCGGGTTCCGATGCTTGACCTCGACGTCAAGGACTGGGACCGCGTGATCACCACGGACCTGACCAGCGCCTTCCTGGTGGGCCGGGAGGCCGCCCGGCACATGATCCCGCGGGGTCGGGGGAAGATCATCAACATCTGCTCGGTGCAGACCGACCTTGCCCGTCCCACGATCGCCCCGTATGTCGCCGCCAAGGGTGGGTTGCGGAACCTCACCCGCGCCATGACTGCTGAGTGGGCCGCCTCCGGCTTGCAGATCAACGGCATCGCCCCCGGCTACATCCACACTGAGATGACGCAGAACCTGGTGGATGATGAGGCGTTCAATTCCTGGATCCTGGGCAGGACCCCGGCGAATCGTTGGGGAACGGTGGCCGACCTCGCCGGACCTACGGTCTGGCTCGCGTCCCAGGCGTCCAACTTTGTTAACGGCCAGACGATCTTCGTCGATGGTGGAATGACGGTGGTGGTCTGA